The Alicyclobacillus macrosporangiidus CPP55 genome segment GCTTACAACCAGAGGCAGTGATGTCGTATCCGCAATAAATCCGCTGGCCATGATGAACGGAAGCATCTTTTTGGGTTCAAACTTCAAGACCTTGACCTTTTCGAGGACAATGGGCGTCAGAATCAGGGCTGCTCCGTCGTTGGCGAAAAAGGCCGCCACAACGGCACCGAGCAGGGTGACATAAAAAAACACCTTTTGCCCGTCGCCTTTGGCCGCATGAGCCATCTTCAATGCGGCCCACTCAAAGAACCCGATTTTGTCCAGGATGGTTGAGATGATGATGATGGCCACAAACGCAAACGTGGCGTCCCATACAATCCTGGTGACCTCGATGACATCGTGGAAAGTTACCACACCGAGCAGCAGAGCCAATATGGCGCCGCCGACCGCCGGCCAACCAATCGACAAGCCTCTTGGCTGCCAAATGACCAATGCGAGCGTCGGAATGAAGAGTCCAAATGCAAGGTATGTCATGATTCAGCTCCTTCACCAGGGCTGGATTCACAGCACACACGCAATCCCTGTGCCTCAAGTCGAGCGATTTCCTCAGATACATCCGGGAGTTGAGCCAGGCATCTGTCGAAGAAAGGGACGACAGATCCATCCAGACCGTAATACACCCACTGTGCTGTCTTTCGTTCTCTCACGAGCCCGGCTTGCTTCAATCTGCGCAAGTGCTGGGACACGGCCGGCTGGGACATTTTCAATACCTCGACCAATTCGCAAACGCACATTTCATCGTGTCTGAGCAGGGCCAAAATGTGCAATCTGGTCTTGTCGGCGAGCGCCTTGTATATCTCAGCCCACTGTTCGAATGACAGCGTCACATGTCCACCCCCTCCACAGACGCTTTCTACAAATTGGTAGCGGAAGTGGCGTACACTGGTACAAAGCGTTCACCCGGTGCGCCACCACCGCCGATCCGTACCTCCATTCACTCAGACAATGATTTGCGTCTGTGCTGGTACCGTATTGCTTTCCAAAAACCGCTCCGCATCCAATGCGGCTTTGCATCCACTTCCCGCCGCCGTGATGGCCTGTCGATAATGCGGATCCATCACATCTCCGCAAGCAAAGACTCCCTCAACGCTCGTGGCTGTCGACTGCCCCTTGGTGAGAATGTAACCTCGGTCATCGATTTCCACCTGGTTTGCAAGAAATCCAGTGTTCGGCGTATGGCCGATGGCGACAAAAATCCCGTCGGCAGGGATGGTCCGCACTTCCCCTGTCTGATTGTCCTTCACCACCAGGCCACTGACCTTTGAACCGTCCGTTGCAACCTCAACAGGCGTCACGTTCAACAGCCACTTGATTTTGGGGTTTCTCCGTGCCCGATCTTGCATCACTTTGGATGCACGGAGCTCACTGCGGCGATGTACAATGGTGACTTCAGACGCAAATTTCGTCAAGAAAGTCGCCTCCTCCATCGCAGAATCCCCGCCGCCTACAACGAGGACAGACTTTCCTTGAAAGAAGAATCCATCGCAAGTGGCACAGGCGGATACCCCATGGCCCATCATCTCGACTTCGCCAGGGATGCCAAGTTTCTTGGCCGATGCACCGGTTGAAATGATGATGGATTCGGCAAGATACTCCTTTGAATCGTCCACGACCACCCGAAATGAACGCTGCGCCAAGTCAACGGAAGTGACCTGGCCATTGACAAAGGCCGCACCAAAACGCTCCGCTTGTCTGCGCATGTTGTCCATGAGCTCGGGCCCCATGATTCCATCCGGAAAGCCGGGGAAATTCTCCACCTCCGTCGTCATGGTCAGTTGTCCGCCCGGCTGATCCCCTTCGATGACGAGCGGATTGAGATTGGCACGAGCCGCATAAATGGCGGCGGTGAACCCGGCCGGACCCGTCCCGAGGATGATGACCTTGTGCACAGTCATAACCATGGTACCTCCACCTCTGAATGATTTTCCATTTGCACATCGATATATAAGTATACGCTTATTTATTGGGCGTGCAACTTCAAACTGGCCTCAGTACACAATTCTCTTCACATGGTCTTCATACTCTTGTGGTACGACAGGATCGAAGAATCAGGTCGAGGAGGAACCAACATGTTGCAAACCCTTGGATCCATCGTCGCTCTTCTCGCATGCCCGTTGATGATGATCTTCATGATGAAAGGCATGCACGGAGGACACGAAAACCATGGAATGCATCGCTCAACCCGCCGAAAATTCGGATCTCCAGAAGAAGAGCTGGCCGACGTGAAGCGTCAGCTCGATGACTTGCAAAACCAGTACAACCGCCTTTCCCAACAGGTAACAGACCGACATGGACACCTCGGAT includes the following:
- a CDS encoding ArsR/SmtB family transcription factor, with translation MTLSFEQWAEIYKALADKTRLHILALLRHDEMCVCELVEVLKMSQPAVSQHLRRLKQAGLVRERKTAQWVYYGLDGSVVPFFDRCLAQLPDVSEEIARLEAQGLRVCCESSPGEGAES
- the trxB gene encoding thioredoxin-disulfide reductase, with the protein product MHKVIILGTGPAGFTAAIYAARANLNPLVIEGDQPGGQLTMTTEVENFPGFPDGIMGPELMDNMRRQAERFGAAFVNGQVTSVDLAQRSFRVVVDDSKEYLAESIIISTGASAKKLGIPGEVEMMGHGVSACATCDGFFFQGKSVLVVGGGDSAMEEATFLTKFASEVTIVHRRSELRASKVMQDRARRNPKIKWLLNVTPVEVATDGSKVSGLVVKDNQTGEVRTIPADGIFVAIGHTPNTGFLANQVEIDDRGYILTKGQSTATSVEGVFACGDVMDPHYRQAITAAGSGCKAALDAERFLESNTVPAQTQIIV
- a CDS encoding DUF2933 domain-containing protein — its product is MLQTLGSIVALLACPLMMIFMMKGMHGGHENHGMHRSTRRKFGSPEEELADVKRQLDDLQNQYNRLSQQVTDRHGHLG